In a single window of the Desulfovibrio psychrotolerans genome:
- the pseB gene encoding UDP-N-acetylglucosamine 4,6-dehydratase (inverting), with protein sequence MLNDKSILITGGTGSFGKMFTEIILKRFAPRRLIVFSRDELKQFEMAHEFSKEKYPCIRYFIGDIRDKERLYRALQGVDFVIHAAAMKHVPASEYNPTEAIKTNIYGTQNLINVAADVGVQRLVALSTDKAVSPANLYGATKLAADKLVVAANMFTGSATRFSVVRYGNVMGSRGSVIPFFMNKRKEGVLPITDPRMTRFWISLEEGVNLVIKALHEAAGGEIYVPKIPSMNIMDLAKAIAPECETKIVGIRPGEKLHERMIPMEDARHTLDMGDHFIIKPDHELFNFKGDLSAGKPVPENFEYDSGTNNWWLTVDEMRTMLRQQGWGI encoded by the coding sequence GCGGCACAGGCTCCTTCGGCAAGATGTTCACCGAGATCATCCTGAAGCGCTTCGCGCCCCGGCGTCTCATCGTCTTCAGCCGCGACGAGCTCAAGCAGTTCGAAATGGCTCACGAATTTTCCAAGGAAAAATACCCCTGCATCCGCTATTTCATTGGCGACATACGCGATAAAGAACGCCTCTACCGCGCCTTGCAGGGCGTGGATTTTGTCATCCATGCGGCTGCCATGAAGCATGTACCCGCCTCGGAATACAACCCCACGGAAGCCATAAAGACCAACATCTATGGCACGCAGAACCTCATTAACGTGGCTGCGGACGTGGGCGTGCAACGGCTGGTGGCGCTCAGCACAGACAAGGCGGTCAGCCCCGCAAACCTGTACGGTGCCACCAAGCTGGCAGCAGACAAGCTGGTGGTCGCCGCCAACATGTTCACGGGCAGCGCCACCCGGTTCAGCGTGGTGCGCTACGGCAACGTCATGGGCAGCCGCGGCAGCGTCATTCCCTTCTTCATGAACAAGCGCAAGGAAGGCGTGCTGCCCATCACAGACCCGCGCATGACCCGCTTCTGGATATCGCTTGAAGAAGGCGTAAACCTCGTCATCAAGGCTCTGCACGAAGCCGCCGGCGGCGAGATATACGTCCCCAAAATCCCGAGCATGAACATCATGGATCTCGCAAAGGCCATAGCGCCTGAGTGCGAAACCAAGATAGTGGGCATCCGTCCCGGCGAAAAACTGCACGAACGCATGATCCCCATGGAAGATGCCCGCCACACTCTGGACATGGGCGACCACTTCATCATCAAGCCCGACCACGAGCTCTTCAACTTCAAGGGCGACCTCTCCGCAGGCAAGCCCGTGCCGGAAAACTTCGAATATGATTCCGGCACCAACAACTGGTGGCTCACCGTGGACGAAATGCGCACCATGCTGCGCCAGCAGGGCTGGGGCATATAG
- the pseC gene encoding UDP-4-amino-4,6-dideoxy-N-acetyl-beta-L-altrosamine transaminase, with the protein MEDNRTFIPYGRQHITDEDIAAVTEALRSDWLTTGPRVGEFEQAVCTFTGARHGVAVCNGTAALHAAMFALGIGPGDEVIVSPMTFAATANCVLYMGGTPVFADVEPDTLLIDPQAVRARITPATRAIIGVDYAGQPCDWDALRAVADEAGVALVADGCHAIGGTYRGRSVGTLADMTVFSFHPVKHVATGEGGMIMTDSDLLAARLRLFRNHGISTDHRQREAAGSWAYDMVELGYNYRITDIQCALGISQLKRLPHSLERRRAIAAQYDAAFAGTDISPCTQRPDRLNAYHLYAVQLPEKTDRAAAFAHMRANKIGVNVHYIPVHLHPYYRTRLGTAEGLCPVAEKAYNHLLSLPMFPELSEADVDRVVKTLLDARGA; encoded by the coding sequence ATGGAAGACAACCGCACATTCATCCCTTACGGGCGACAGCACATCACGGACGAAGACATCGCCGCCGTGACCGAAGCCCTGCGGTCAGACTGGCTCACCACCGGTCCCCGCGTGGGCGAGTTCGAGCAGGCAGTGTGCACCTTCACGGGTGCACGCCACGGCGTTGCGGTGTGCAACGGTACAGCGGCCCTGCATGCTGCCATGTTCGCGCTGGGCATCGGCCCCGGAGACGAGGTCATCGTCTCCCCCATGACCTTTGCAGCCACTGCGAACTGCGTGCTGTATATGGGGGGCACCCCCGTGTTTGCCGATGTGGAGCCGGACACTCTGCTTATAGACCCGCAGGCGGTGCGCGCCCGCATCACGCCCGCAACCCGGGCCATCATCGGCGTGGACTATGCCGGCCAGCCCTGCGACTGGGACGCCCTGCGGGCCGTTGCCGATGAAGCGGGCGTAGCACTGGTTGCGGATGGCTGCCATGCCATCGGCGGCACGTACAGAGGGCGCAGTGTGGGTACCCTTGCCGATATGACCGTGTTCAGCTTCCATCCGGTGAAGCACGTTGCCACGGGAGAAGGCGGCATGATCATGACGGACAGCGATCTGCTCGCCGCCCGTCTGCGCCTGTTCCGCAATCACGGCATCTCCACGGACCACCGCCAGCGCGAAGCCGCAGGTTCATGGGCGTACGACATGGTGGAACTCGGGTACAACTACCGCATTACGGACATCCAATGCGCGCTGGGCATCTCACAGCTGAAACGTCTGCCGCATTCGCTGGAACGTCGCCGCGCCATCGCAGCACAGTATGATGCCGCCTTTGCGGGCACTGACATCTCGCCCTGCACACAAAGACCCGACAGGCTCAACGCCTATCACCTCTACGCCGTGCAACTCCCGGAGAAGACCGACCGCGCCGCCGCGTTCGCCCACATGCGCGCCAACAAAATAGGCGTCAACGTCCACTACATTCCCGTGCACCTGCACCCGTATTACCGCACCCGCCTCGGCACGGCGGAAGGACTGTGCCCTGTGGCGGAAAAAGCATACAACCATCTGCTTTCCCTGCCGATGTTCCCGGAACTGTCCGAGGCGGACGTGGACAGGGTGGTTAAAACGCTGCTGGATGCCCGAGGAGCGTAA
- the pseG gene encoding UDP-2,4-diacetamido-2,4,6-trideoxy-beta-L-altropyranose hydrolase — protein sequence MKLVIRADATPEMGTGHVMRCIALAQAAVRRGMQVAFATRCEIPFLRERLSAIPCTVTYLAPQADRDEEMAVIRAMMTPAPCAIVLDGYHFTLDYQQAIRPYAKTVVLDDHAFRREFCCDILVNPSTMPELVRYPEAHDTRLLVGHRYVMLREEFLQAPPARPDEHKGPVRLLVSMGGADPHNATCAILQTLAELSPDNVTLTVLTGPANPHTESIRQTLQTVRCAHTQLLTAVSDMPALLRQTDLAISAAGSTCFELARMGIPFFLLQTADNQALLAESLTRQGIAVSMGSLDAMSPQWSTTLSDFLADSALRHHTAARARSLVDGLGAFRLLEALAPTELRLRPATPDDCDAVFSIANDPQVRAASFNSAPIPHANHVAWYKEALQSGDIHFYMADNAYGVPAGYARFHTGEGRTATISVAVALPFRGCGLGGSLIGQACRMFLKEHPGHTVRALIKSDNIASVKSFLSAGFYLTKTGQYMNVPTEFYTLGAAGNDQ from the coding sequence GTGAAGCTGGTCATCCGCGCAGACGCCACGCCCGAAATGGGAACCGGTCATGTCATGCGTTGCATCGCCCTTGCACAGGCGGCGGTGCGGCGGGGCATGCAGGTTGCGTTTGCAACGCGTTGCGAAATCCCTTTCCTGCGCGAACGCCTGTCCGCCATACCGTGCACGGTAACGTATCTCGCACCTCAGGCGGACAGGGACGAAGAGATGGCTGTCATCCGCGCAATGATGACTCCGGCTCCTTGTGCGATTGTTCTGGACGGCTACCACTTCACTCTGGACTACCAGCAGGCCATCCGCCCCTATGCCAAGACCGTAGTTCTGGACGACCACGCCTTTCGCAGGGAATTCTGCTGCGATATTCTGGTGAATCCCAGCACCATGCCGGAACTGGTCCGCTACCCTGAGGCACATGATACCAGACTCCTTGTCGGACACCGCTACGTCATGCTGCGCGAAGAATTCCTGCAGGCTCCCCCGGCACGGCCCGATGAACATAAAGGTCCCGTCCGCCTTCTTGTCTCCATGGGCGGCGCAGACCCACACAACGCCACCTGCGCCATTTTGCAGACTCTGGCCGAACTGTCTCCGGATAACGTAACACTGACCGTGCTCACCGGCCCGGCAAACCCGCATACAGAAAGCATCCGCCAAACGCTGCAGACAGTGCGGTGTGCACACACACAACTCCTCACGGCGGTCTCTGACATGCCCGCCCTGCTACGGCAGACAGACCTTGCCATCTCCGCTGCGGGCAGCACCTGCTTTGAGCTTGCCCGCATGGGGATTCCCTTCTTTCTGCTCCAGACAGCGGACAACCAGGCTCTGCTGGCAGAAAGCCTAACCCGTCAGGGAATCGCAGTTTCCATGGGTAGTCTGGATGCCATGTCTCCCCAGTGGTCTACAACCCTGTCAGACTTTCTTGCAGATTCCGCGCTCCGGCATCACACCGCTGCCCGTGCTCGTTCACTGGTTGACGGACTAGGCGCATTCCGCCTTCTTGAGGCGTTGGCTCCCACGGAACTGCGGTTGCGCCCTGCCACCCCGGATGACTGCGATGCCGTTTTCAGCATCGCAAACGACCCTCAGGTGCGTGCCGCATCGTTCAATTCGGCCCCCATCCCTCATGCAAATCATGTGGCATGGTACAAAGAGGCCCTGCAGTCCGGGGATATCCATTTTTATATGGCGGATAATGCCTACGGCGTTCCCGCCGGATACGCCCGTTTCCATACGGGAGAAGGCCGCACAGCCACTATATCCGTAGCTGTGGCACTGCCCTTCCGGGGCTGCGGGCTCGGTGGCAGCCTTATCGGGCAGGCTTGCCGCATGTTCCTGAAAGAGCACCCCGGGCACACGGTGCGGGCACTCATCAAGTCAGACAATATCGCTTCCGTAAAAAGCTTTCTCTCTGCAGGCTTTTATTTAACGAAAACAGGGCAATATATGAACGTGCCTACAGAATTTTACACACTCGGAGCAGCCGGAAATGACCAGTAG
- the pseI gene encoding pseudaminic acid synthase, protein MTSSITIGTRTIGAGHPAYIIAEMSANHNQSFDRAADILRAAHAAGADAVKLQTYTADTLTIPCDNEHFRIKGTLWEGRTLHDLYLEAYTPWDWQPKLKALADELGMHLFSTPFDETAVDFLETMNVPAHKVASFELVDLPLLKKIAATGKPVIMSTGMATLAEIDEAVTTLRQAGCKQLALLKCTSAYPAPAHEMNLRTIPHLGQAFGVPSGLSDHTLGITAPVAAVALGACIIEKHFTLSRGDEGPDSSFSLEPQEFRQMVDAIRMAEAALGTVQYTLTAKEVASKVFRRSLFVVKDVKKGETFTLENVRSIRPGTGLHTRFLSDIIGSHATMDIQAGTPMSMGLFTSGNNHRE, encoded by the coding sequence ATGACCAGTAGCATCACCATAGGCACCCGAACCATAGGCGCAGGGCACCCCGCATATATCATTGCGGAGATGTCGGCCAACCACAACCAGAGCTTCGACCGTGCGGCAGACATCCTCCGTGCTGCCCATGCCGCAGGCGCAGATGCCGTGAAGCTGCAGACCTACACCGCAGACACCCTCACCATCCCCTGCGACAACGAACATTTCCGTATCAAGGGCACCCTGTGGGAAGGCCGAACCCTGCATGACCTGTATCTGGAGGCCTACACTCCGTGGGACTGGCAGCCCAAGCTCAAGGCTTTGGCCGATGAACTGGGCATGCACCTGTTTTCCACTCCGTTCGATGAAACGGCCGTGGATTTTCTGGAAACCATGAACGTTCCCGCCCACAAGGTTGCGTCCTTTGAGCTTGTGGACCTGCCTCTGCTCAAAAAGATTGCGGCCACGGGCAAACCCGTCATTATGTCCACCGGCATGGCCACCCTGGCAGAAATCGATGAGGCAGTGACCACCCTGCGTCAGGCAGGGTGCAAACAACTTGCCCTGCTCAAATGCACCAGTGCCTACCCCGCCCCCGCCCACGAAATGAACCTGCGCACCATACCCCATCTCGGGCAGGCGTTCGGCGTTCCCAGCGGGCTTTCCGACCACACCCTCGGCATCACCGCGCCTGTGGCCGCCGTGGCTCTCGGGGCCTGTATCATCGAAAAGCACTTCACCCTCTCCCGTGGCGATGAGGGACCGGACTCCTCATTCTCTCTGGAACCGCAGGAGTTCAGGCAGATGGTCGACGCCATACGCATGGCAGAGGCGGCCCTCGGTACGGTACAATACACCCTCACTGCCAAGGAAGTTGCCAGCAAGGTGTTCCGACGCTCTCTCTTCGTGGTAAAGGACGTGAAAAAAGGAGAAACATTCACCCTAGAGAATGTGCGCTCCATACGCCCGGGTACAGGCTTGCATACCCGTTTTCTCTCGGATATAATTGGCAGTCACGCTACTATGGACATTCAAGCGGGCACCCCAATGTCTATGGGCCTTTTCACCTCCGGGAATAATCACCGTGAATAG
- a CDS encoding acylneuraminate cytidylyltransferase family protein codes for MNSRTLTILPAKLGSTRLPQKNILPLGDKPLIAWSIEAARQSSACGRIMVSSESKKVLDIAEEYGAEVPFVRPDHLARDPYGVSDVCLNVLEAYEQLGQTFDTLIILLPTSPFRTAEDIDAAYALFRENNANYLMSVSEYEHSPYSALRMASQFPHQAFPCFPETLGKKRHEMPVPYRANGAICIVDVKAFKQSRSYYGTPLHVYAMPQSRSIDIDSALDFELAQWLLTKRVSND; via the coding sequence GTGAATAGCAGAACCCTCACTATCCTCCCCGCAAAACTCGGGTCTACCCGGCTTCCGCAAAAGAACATTCTACCTCTGGGAGACAAACCGCTCATTGCCTGGAGCATTGAAGCGGCTAGGCAATCCTCTGCCTGCGGTCGCATCATGGTCTCCTCCGAAAGCAAAAAAGTTCTCGACATTGCTGAAGAATACGGTGCTGAAGTCCCTTTCGTCCGCCCGGACCATTTGGCCAGAGATCCCTACGGCGTCTCTGACGTGTGCCTGAATGTTCTGGAAGCATATGAACAACTCGGCCAGACGTTCGACACGCTGATTATCCTGCTCCCCACCTCCCCTTTCAGAACGGCGGAGGATATTGACGCTGCCTATGCTCTCTTCCGGGAGAACAACGCAAATTATTTAATGAGTGTTTCTGAATACGAGCATAGCCCCTACAGTGCGCTCCGCATGGCCTCGCAATTTCCGCATCAGGCCTTTCCCTGTTTCCCGGAAACGCTGGGCAAGAAGCGGCACGAGATGCCCGTTCCGTACCGCGCAAACGGCGCTATTTGCATTGTTGACGTAAAGGCATTCAAGCAAAGCAGGTCATACTACGGAACACCTCTGCATGTGTATGCAATGCCACAAAGCCGCTCCATAGATATAGACTCGGCGCTTGATTTTGAATTAGCACAATGGCTTCTCACCAAACGAGTTTCCAATGACTAA
- a CDS encoding N-acetylneuraminate synthase family protein, with translation MTNKTLHLGSRVLGEGNPVHIVFEAGPTHSGLESALKLVDMAADANADAIKFQMVDAKAIVSNPSVKFSYSYLKDRHTGETETIEESLLEILQRRELTREEWKILIAHCKQRGIDFFSTATTEDELHFLAAQGVDCIKICSGDLTYHHFLRVAAQYDWAIQIDTGSSSIGEVEKAIDVLEEANARKIIINHCPSGYPAHLEGINLNVLRTLKSMFPYPVAFSDHTPGAVMDVAAVALGAHMIEKTITLDRTTRSPEHIMSLEPEDAAAFIKTIREVEIALGSTRRYVSPPERKSRLVARRSLFAACDLPAGSTISQEHLHYSRPGDGIPADMDHLILGRTTAHNLTKGQKLSFSDFK, from the coding sequence ATGACTAACAAGACTCTCCACCTCGGCTCACGCGTTCTTGGCGAAGGGAACCCTGTTCACATTGTATTTGAAGCAGGTCCCACACATAGCGGTCTCGAATCCGCGCTTAAACTGGTAGATATGGCAGCCGACGCCAATGCGGACGCTATCAAATTCCAGATGGTTGATGCCAAGGCTATTGTATCCAACCCTTCTGTGAAGTTTTCATATTCCTATCTAAAAGATCGACACACCGGAGAAACGGAAACTATCGAGGAGTCCCTTCTCGAAATTCTGCAACGCCGGGAACTGACAAGAGAAGAATGGAAAATCCTCATCGCCCACTGCAAGCAGAGAGGAATCGATTTCTTTTCCACTGCAACCACTGAAGACGAGCTCCATTTCCTTGCTGCGCAAGGAGTGGATTGTATCAAGATATGCTCCGGAGATCTGACCTACCACCATTTTTTACGTGTTGCTGCGCAATACGATTGGGCCATACAGATAGACACAGGGTCTTCCAGCATTGGCGAGGTTGAAAAGGCCATAGATGTGCTTGAAGAGGCAAACGCTCGCAAGATCATCATCAACCATTGTCCCTCCGGATATCCTGCCCACCTTGAAGGAATTAATCTCAACGTTCTGCGCACCCTTAAGAGCATGTTCCCATATCCTGTTGCCTTCTCTGATCACACCCCGGGAGCAGTGATGGATGTCGCTGCTGTGGCTCTGGGAGCACACATGATCGAGAAGACCATCACGCTTGACAGGACAACGCGCAGCCCTGAACATATCATGTCTTTGGAACCTGAAGACGCAGCTGCCTTTATTAAGACTATCCGCGAGGTGGAAATTGCACTCGGCTCCACCCGCAGATATGTTTCCCCACCTGAAAGAAAGTCCAGACTGGTGGCGCGGCGAAGCCTTTTTGCCGCTTGTGATTTACCCGCAGGAAGCACAATTTCTCAAGAGCATCTGCACTATTCCCGTCCCGGAGACGGCATTCCTGCGGATATGGACCACCTGATTCTGGGCAGAACAACTGCGCACAATCTGACCAAGGGACAAAAGCTTTCTTTTTCCGACTTCAAGTAA